The following are encoded in a window of Bacillus xiapuensis genomic DNA:
- a CDS encoding M42 family metallopeptidase gives MPKMDETLTMLKELTDAKGIPGNEREVRAVMKNYIEPLSDEVTTDHLGSLIAKKTGDENGPKIMVAGHLDEVGFMITQIDDKGFLRFQTVGGWWSQVMLAQRVTIVTRKGDVTGIIGSKPPHILSAEARKKPVDIKDMFIDIGASSKEEAMEWGVRPGDMAVPYFEFTVMNNEKMLLAKAWDNRIGCAIAIDVMKYVQNKQHKNIVYGVGTVQEEVGLRGAKTAAQTIQPDIAFGVDVGVAGDTPGISEKEAMSKMGEGPQIILYDASMVSHKGLRDFVTDVADELNIPYQFDAMAGGGTDSGSIHLTSGGVPSLSVTIATRYIHSHAAMLHRDDYENAVKLIGEVILRLDRQTVNNITFN, from the coding sequence ATGCCGAAAATGGATGAAACACTAACGATGCTTAAAGAATTGACCGATGCCAAAGGCATACCCGGCAATGAGCGGGAAGTTCGCGCCGTGATGAAGAACTACATAGAACCGCTGTCTGATGAAGTCACAACGGATCATCTGGGCAGCTTAATTGCGAAGAAAACAGGAGATGAAAACGGGCCTAAAATTATGGTCGCTGGACATTTGGATGAGGTTGGCTTTATGATCACGCAAATTGATGATAAAGGCTTCCTGCGCTTTCAAACAGTCGGTGGCTGGTGGAGCCAAGTCATGCTCGCCCAGCGCGTAACCATTGTGACACGCAAGGGAGATGTGACGGGAATTATCGGCTCAAAACCGCCGCATATATTATCGGCGGAAGCGCGCAAAAAACCGGTGGATATTAAAGATATGTTTATTGATATCGGAGCTTCCAGCAAAGAAGAAGCGATGGAATGGGGCGTTCGCCCGGGAGATATGGCCGTTCCTTACTTTGAATTTACCGTGATGAATAATGAAAAAATGCTGCTAGCCAAAGCATGGGATAATCGAATCGGCTGTGCCATAGCCATTGACGTGATGAAATATGTGCAAAATAAACAGCATAAAAACATTGTATATGGGGTCGGAACCGTACAGGAGGAAGTGGGCTTGCGCGGCGCTAAAACGGCGGCGCAAACCATTCAGCCGGACATCGCTTTCGGCGTTGATGTAGGGGTTGCCGGCGATACACCGGGCATCTCCGAGAAAGAGGCAATGAGCAAGATGGGAGAGGGGCCGCAAATTATTTTATACGATGCCTCCATGGTCTCTCATAAAGGCTTGCGCGATTTTGTGACTGACGTGGCGGATGAGCTGAACATCCCGTATCAATTCGATGCCATGGCAGGCGGTGGCACGGACTCTGGCTCCATCCATCTGACATCAGGAGGCGTACCGAGTCTTTCCGTCACCATCGCCACGCGCTACATTCACTCTCACGCAGCCATGCTTCACCGCGACGACTACGAAAACGCCGTCAAACTAATAGGAGAAGTCATCCTGCGCCTAGACCGCCAAACAGTAAACAACATCACATTTAACTAA
- a CDS encoding dUTP diphosphatase, producing MNLSKLFDMQRALDAYIEREHGLEQADLFDKKALALLVETGELANETRCFKFWSKKGSSEQSVILEEFVDGVHFVLSLGLLLKFEQETEWTPAPPAETATAQFLRVYEAITQFMKEKSLATYLMLFNDYFALGRMLGFTAEEVEKAYIAKNEVNYRRQQQGY from the coding sequence ATGAATTTATCAAAGCTATTTGATATGCAAAGAGCACTGGATGCATACATCGAAAGGGAGCATGGACTGGAACAAGCGGATTTATTTGACAAGAAAGCGCTGGCTTTGCTTGTGGAAACAGGCGAGCTGGCGAATGAAACACGCTGCTTTAAATTTTGGAGCAAAAAAGGCTCCAGTGAACAATCGGTTATTTTAGAAGAATTTGTGGATGGCGTGCACTTTGTTTTATCGCTCGGTTTGCTGCTGAAGTTTGAGCAGGAAACGGAGTGGACTCCAGCTCCTCCGGCAGAAACAGCAACCGCCCAGTTTTTGCGCGTCTATGAAGCGATTACTCAATTTATGAAAGAAAAGTCTCTAGCAACCTATCTGATGCTGTTCAATGATTATTTTGCTCTTGGAAGAATGCTGGGATTCACAGCGGAAGAGGTAGAAAAAGCCTACATCGCAAAAAATGAAGTCAATTACCGCCGTCAGCAGCAAGGATATTAG
- a CDS encoding DUF1294 domain-containing protein has product MFVYLLFINVISYAVMANDKRKAKRRAWRTSEWVLWLLAFAGGAVGSWVAMQTHRHKTKHAAFKYGMPLLAVLDLGILAYFS; this is encoded by the coding sequence TTGTTCGTATATTTGTTATTTATCAATGTCATCAGTTATGCGGTGATGGCAAATGATAAAAGGAAAGCGAAGCGCAGAGCTTGGCGCACGAGCGAATGGGTGCTCTGGCTTCTGGCCTTCGCCGGCGGGGCGGTGGGAAGCTGGGTGGCTATGCAAACACATCGTCATAAGACAAAACACGCCGCCTTTAAATATGGCATGCCGCTATTAGCCGTCCTGGATCTGGGCATACTTGCTTACTTTTCATAA
- the rplT gene encoding 50S ribosomal protein L20: MPRVKGGTVTRRRRKKVLKLAKGFFGAKHRLYKVANQQVMKSLQYAYRDRRQKKRDFRKLWITRINAAARMNGLSYSRLMHGLKLAGIEVNRKMLADLAVSDEKAFAQLADAAKAQLNK, translated from the coding sequence ATGCCACGCGTAAAAGGCGGAACAGTAACTCGCAGACGTCGTAAGAAAGTTCTTAAATTAGCTAAAGGTTTTTTCGGTGCTAAACACCGTTTATATAAAGTTGCCAACCAGCAGGTAATGAAATCTCTACAATATGCTTACCGTGATCGTCGCCAGAAAAAACGCGACTTCCGCAAGCTTTGGATTACTCGTATCAACGCGGCAGCTCGCATGAATGGCCTTTCTTACAGCCGTTTAATGCACGGTTTAAAGCTTGCCGGCATCGAAGTAAACCGCAAAATGCTTGCCGATCTTGCTGTGAGCGATGAGAAAGCATTTGCTCAGCTTGCAGATGCAGCAAAAGCGCAATTAAATAAGTAA
- the rpmI gene encoding 50S ribosomal protein L35 — translation MPKMKTHRGSAKRFKKTGSGKLKRSHGYTSHLFANKSTKQKRKLRKGALVSKGDFKRIRHMLDNIK, via the coding sequence ATGCCAAAAATGAAAACCCACCGCGGCTCAGCTAAGCGTTTCAAAAAAACAGGTTCTGGTAAATTAAAACGCTCTCACGGCTACACAAGCCACTTATTTGCCAATAAATCAACTAAGCAAAAACGCAAGCTTCGCAAAGGAGCTCTTGTATCTAAAGGCGATTTCAAGCGCATTCGCCACATGCTAGACAACATCAAGTAA
- the infC gene encoding translation initiation factor IF-3 has product MISKDMFVNEGIRSREVRLIDQNGEQLGIKSKNEALNIASRVNLDLVLVAPNAKPPVARIMDYGKFKFEQQKKEKEARKNQKVINLKEVRLSPTIEEHDFNTKLRNAIKFLEKGDKVKASIRFKGRAITHKEIGQRVLERFSKACEEIATVETKPKMDGRSMFLILAPKNEKQ; this is encoded by the coding sequence ATTATTAGCAAAGACATGTTTGTAAACGAGGGAATCCGTTCTCGTGAGGTTCGTCTTATCGATCAAAATGGAGAGCAGCTTGGAATTAAATCAAAAAATGAAGCGCTCAACATAGCTTCACGCGTTAATCTTGACCTTGTGCTGGTTGCACCAAACGCCAAGCCGCCAGTTGCCCGCATTATGGACTACGGCAAGTTTAAGTTTGAACAGCAGAAGAAAGAGAAGGAAGCTCGAAAAAACCAAAAAGTCATTAATCTCAAAGAAGTTCGTCTTAGCCCGACGATTGAAGAACATGATTTCAATACGAAACTTCGCAATGCTATCAAGTTCCTTGAAAAAGGCGATAAAGTGAAAGCTTCGATCCGCTTTAAGGGACGTGCGATTACTCATAAAGAAATTGGACAGCGCGTTCTTGAACGCTTTTCCAAAGCTTGTGAGGAAATAGCTACTGTGGAAACCAAACCGAAAATGGACGGCCGCAGTATGTTCTTAATCTTAGCACCTAAAAATGAAAAGCAATAA
- the thrS gene encoding threonine--tRNA ligase produces MSDMMKITFPDGSVKEFPKGTTTEEIAQSISPGLRKKALAGKVSGQLMDLRTPIEEGGSLEIITPDHEDALEILRHSTAHLMAQAVKRLYGAENVKLGVGPVIEGGFYYDMDIDQSITPEDLPKIEKEMKKIIGENIEIVRKEVSRNEAKTFFEEIGDEYKLELIDAIPEEETVTMYEQGDFIDLCRGVHVPSTGKIKEFKLLSIAGAYWRGDSNNKMLQRIYGTAFFNKEDLNKHLKMLQEAKERDHRKIGKELNLFMTSQKVGQGLPMWLPKGATVRRIVERYIVDKEQSLGYDHVYTPIMGSVDLYKTSGHWDHYQENMFPMMEMDNEQLVLRPMNCPHHMMIYKNNIHSYRQLPIRIAELGTMHRYELSGALSGLQRVRGMTLNDAHIFVRPDQIKDEFKRVVQLILDVYKDFSLTEYSFRLSYRDPLDKEKYYDDDQMWEKAQSMLKEAMDDLGLDYYEAEGEAAFYGPKLDVMVKTALGKEETLSTAQLDFLLPERFDLSYIGEDGKPHRPVVIHRGVVSTMERFVAFLIEEYKGAFPTWLAPVQVQVIPVSADVHFDYAKEVQESLRAAGIRTELDDRDEKIGYKIREAQMQKIPYMLVVGDKEIETKSVNVRKYGEQKSETMAFDSFLDMIKKEVKKG; encoded by the coding sequence ATGTCTGACATGATGAAAATTACTTTTCCTGACGGATCTGTCAAGGAGTTCCCTAAGGGTACGACCACGGAAGAAATAGCTCAATCCATTAGCCCGGGTTTGCGAAAAAAAGCGCTGGCTGGTAAGGTGAGCGGCCAATTAATGGATTTGCGCACACCGATTGAAGAAGGAGGCAGCTTAGAAATTATTACACCAGATCATGAGGATGCGCTAGAGATCTTGCGCCACAGCACCGCCCATCTGATGGCTCAAGCTGTGAAGCGCCTCTATGGGGCAGAAAACGTTAAGCTTGGCGTGGGGCCGGTCATTGAAGGCGGGTTTTACTATGATATGGATATAGATCAATCGATTACACCGGAGGACTTGCCGAAGATTGAGAAAGAAATGAAAAAAATCATCGGTGAAAACATCGAAATCGTTCGCAAAGAAGTCAGCCGCAATGAAGCGAAGACATTCTTTGAAGAAATCGGTGATGAGTACAAGCTGGAATTAATCGATGCTATTCCGGAAGAAGAAACCGTGACCATGTATGAACAGGGTGATTTTATCGATCTTTGCCGCGGTGTTCACGTGCCTTCGACCGGCAAGATTAAAGAATTTAAACTGCTCAGCATTGCCGGAGCCTACTGGCGCGGAGACAGCAATAATAAGATGCTTCAGCGCATATATGGAACAGCTTTCTTTAACAAAGAAGATTTAAACAAACATTTGAAGATGCTTCAAGAAGCGAAAGAGCGCGATCACCGAAAAATCGGCAAAGAGTTGAATTTATTTATGACTTCACAAAAAGTCGGACAAGGCTTGCCGATGTGGCTGCCAAAAGGAGCGACTGTCCGGCGGATTGTAGAGCGCTATATTGTCGATAAAGAACAAAGCCTCGGATACGATCATGTGTACACACCGATTATGGGCAGTGTCGATCTGTATAAAACAAGCGGCCATTGGGATCATTATCAGGAGAATATGTTTCCGATGATGGAAATGGATAACGAGCAATTAGTCCTTCGCCCAATGAACTGCCCGCATCATATGATGATTTACAAAAATAATATTCATTCTTACCGCCAGCTGCCGATTCGCATTGCCGAGCTTGGCACGATGCACCGCTACGAATTGTCCGGCGCTTTATCCGGATTGCAGCGCGTTCGCGGGATGACGTTAAATGACGCTCATATCTTCGTTCGTCCTGACCAGATCAAAGATGAATTCAAACGTGTCGTTCAGCTGATTCTTGACGTCTACAAGGATTTCAGCTTAACGGAGTATTCTTTCCGCTTATCTTACCGCGATCCTTTAGATAAAGAAAAATATTATGATGATGATCAAATGTGGGAAAAAGCGCAAAGTATGCTGAAAGAGGCGATGGATGATTTAGGACTTGATTATTATGAGGCGGAGGGAGAAGCCGCATTTTACGGACCAAAATTGGATGTAATGGTCAAAACAGCGCTTGGCAAAGAGGAGACACTTTCAACGGCTCAGCTCGATTTCTTGCTGCCTGAACGCTTTGATCTGTCCTATATTGGAGAAGACGGCAAGCCGCACCGTCCTGTCGTGATCCATCGCGGAGTCGTATCCACTATGGAGCGGTTCGTTGCTTTCTTAATTGAAGAATACAAGGGGGCTTTTCCTACTTGGCTTGCGCCGGTTCAAGTGCAGGTTATTCCGGTTTCTGCCGATGTTCATTTTGATTACGCGAAGGAAGTGCAAGAGAGCTTGCGCGCTGCCGGCATCCGTACGGAGCTAGATGACCGTGATGAGAAGATCGGCTACAAAATCCGTGAAGCCCAAATGCAAAAAATCCCTTATATGCTCGTTGTGGGAGACAAGGAAATTGAAACAAAATCGGTAAACGTCCGTAAATACGGAGAGCAAAAATCAGAAACAATGGCCTTTGATAGCTTCTTAGATATGATCAAAAAAGAAGTGAAAAAAGGATAA
- the dnaI gene encoding primosomal protein DnaI produces the protein MKKIDKTLNKLTKSPDFQARYESMRQEILRDPAVQQFLQEHQQELTPDVLNRNLMKLYEYKTQSISCDQCPSLGECVNVMKGFEPKLVWRRGGIDIDYHRCPRKIRDDEQRKNEKLISSLYVPKDILDAKFTNLDLGDQDRWKAIEAAQSFTEAYAENSHAKGLYIYGPFGVGKSYLLGAIANDLAEAGVSSLIVYFPEFVREIKQSFSDHSMNSKLDVVKKAPVLMIDDIGAEAMSSWMRDEILGTILQFRMLENLPTFFTSNFGYTELEHHLTYSQRGEKEEMKAKRVMERIRYLTVPVGMQGKNRRK, from the coding sequence ATGAAGAAAATTGATAAAACGCTTAATAAACTCACGAAATCTCCTGATTTTCAAGCCCGTTATGAGAGCATGCGGCAGGAGATTTTGCGGGATCCGGCAGTCCAGCAATTTCTTCAGGAACATCAGCAAGAATTGACACCGGATGTGCTCAACAGAAACTTAATGAAGCTGTATGAGTACAAAACACAGAGCATTTCATGCGACCAATGCCCGAGCTTAGGGGAATGCGTCAATGTTATGAAAGGATTTGAACCGAAGCTCGTATGGCGCCGGGGGGGCATCGACATAGATTATCACCGCTGTCCGCGCAAAATCCGTGATGACGAACAGCGCAAGAATGAAAAGTTGATTTCAAGTCTTTATGTGCCCAAAGATATTCTGGATGCGAAGTTTACGAATCTAGACCTCGGTGACCAAGACCGCTGGAAAGCGATTGAAGCGGCGCAAAGCTTTACTGAGGCCTACGCTGAGAATTCCCATGCCAAGGGATTATATATTTACGGACCTTTTGGAGTGGGCAAATCTTATTTGCTGGGTGCCATTGCCAATGATTTAGCGGAAGCCGGCGTATCCTCACTGATCGTCTATTTTCCGGAATTCGTTCGCGAAATAAAGCAATCCTTTTCCGATCATTCGATGAACAGCAAGCTGGATGTAGTGAAAAAAGCTCCAGTGCTGATGATTGATGATATTGGAGCTGAAGCGATGTCAAGCTGGATGCGCGATGAAATTCTCGGTACTATTTTACAATTCCGCATGCTCGAAAATTTGCCGACTTTTTTCACTTCCAATTTTGGCTATACGGAACTTGAGCATCATTTAACGTACTCGCAGCGCGGGGAAAAAGAAGAGATGAAGGCAAAGCGAGTGATGGAGCGTATTCGCTATTTGACAGTTCCTGTCGGAATGCAAGGGAAGAACCGCCGCAAATAA
- a CDS encoding replication initiation and membrane attachment family protein has protein sequence MNRHWNEIQPVDMYSVCLAGVLHELDRKVLTMLYQPLIGARSFSLYMTLWAEVEENRLCARESNHYHLMNFLNINIQEIYDSRLQLEALGLLKTYARKHDELREFIYELQPPLSPEHFFNDGMLNVFLFRKIGRSHFSRLKAFFADHLVDKSAYHEVTRDFQEVFSAGQMTLDPEAMKASLLPEDQRYAARKSSEGVPLSSEQFDFSLLESSLKGAMLSRAVLTPSIKEMIAKLSFLYGIGPLEMKNLLLTAMDERDEIDMEVLRKAARDWYQLEKGNDLPELIPLVQPPALRTAAPEPSTKEEELIDYLETTSPRQLLIDISGSLPSKSDMQVIEGALFQHKLPAGVVNVLIQYVLIKTDMKLSKSYVDKIASHWARKKVKTVKEAMELAKNEHRQYLDWAKNKQKNSRKVMRTEKLPEWFHKKDDDSVPSDDGQMDVEAKRRELEEKIKNRRLKRRVTKDEEN, from the coding sequence ATGAACAGACATTGGAATGAAATTCAGCCGGTTGATATGTATTCGGTTTGCTTAGCAGGCGTGCTTCATGAGCTTGATCGAAAGGTGTTAACTATGCTCTATCAGCCACTGATTGGAGCAAGGAGCTTCAGCTTGTATATGACGCTGTGGGCCGAAGTGGAAGAGAATCGCCTTTGCGCCCGCGAATCCAATCATTATCATTTAATGAACTTTCTCAACATAAATATTCAGGAGATTTATGACAGCCGCCTGCAGCTGGAAGCGCTCGGCTTATTAAAAACATATGCTCGGAAACATGATGAACTTCGGGAATTTATCTATGAGCTACAGCCGCCGCTTTCACCGGAACATTTTTTTAATGACGGCATGCTGAACGTGTTTCTTTTCCGTAAAATTGGCCGCAGCCATTTCTCCCGTCTAAAAGCCTTTTTTGCGGATCATCTAGTTGACAAATCCGCTTATCATGAGGTCACCCGCGACTTTCAGGAAGTTTTTTCTGCTGGTCAAATGACGCTTGATCCAGAGGCGATGAAAGCGAGCCTTCTTCCGGAAGATCAGCGTTATGCCGCCCGCAAAAGCAGCGAGGGCGTTCCGCTTTCGAGTGAACAGTTTGATTTTAGCCTGCTTGAAAGTTCCTTAAAGGGCGCGATGCTGTCTCGGGCTGTATTAACACCTTCCATTAAGGAAATGATTGCAAAATTATCGTTTCTTTACGGAATTGGCCCGCTGGAAATGAAGAATTTATTGTTAACGGCCATGGATGAAAGAGATGAAATTGACATGGAAGTTTTGCGGAAAGCCGCTCGGGATTGGTATCAGCTGGAGAAGGGGAATGATTTGCCGGAGCTCATCCCATTAGTGCAGCCACCTGCTTTGCGGACCGCGGCGCCAGAACCGAGCACGAAGGAAGAAGAATTAATTGATTATTTGGAAACGACGTCTCCCAGACAGCTTTTGATCGATATTTCCGGCAGTCTTCCTTCGAAATCGGACATGCAAGTAATTGAAGGCGCGCTCTTTCAGCATAAGCTGCCAGCTGGTGTGGTGAATGTCCTTATTCAATATGTCCTGATAAAAACGGATATGAAGCTGTCGAAAAGCTATGTGGATAAGATCGCTTCGCATTGGGCGCGAAAGAAGGTTAAAACCGTGAAAGAGGCGATGGAGCTAGCAAAGAATGAGCACCGCCAATATTTAGATTGGGCAAAAAATAAACAAAAGAACAGCCGCAAGGTAATGCGCACGGAAAAGCTGCCTGAATGGTTCCATAAAAAGGATGACGATTCTGTCCCTTCTGACGATGGACAAATGGATGTGGAAGCTAAAAGGCGTGAATTAGAAGAGAAGATTAAAAACAGGCGATTAAAAAGGCGGGTGACAAAGGATGAAGAAAATTGA
- the nrdR gene encoding transcriptional regulator NrdR codes for MKCPACQHNGTRVIDSRPVDEGRSIRRRRECESCTYRFTTFEKVEDLPLIVVKKEGMREEFNRDKMLRGLVKACEKRPVSLEKLEQISLDVEKEIRSQGYTEIESDKVGEMVMDRLAEVDEVAYVRFASVYRQFKDINVFLDELKELIKKVK; via the coding sequence ATGAAGTGTCCAGCTTGCCAGCATAATGGCACGAGAGTAATTGATTCAAGGCCTGTAGACGAAGGGCGGTCGATCCGCCGCCGGCGGGAGTGCGAGTCTTGTACATACCGGTTTACCACATTTGAAAAAGTGGAGGACCTGCCGCTTATTGTCGTCAAAAAAGAAGGGATGCGTGAAGAATTTAATCGCGATAAAATGCTTCGGGGCCTGGTGAAAGCCTGCGAGAAGCGTCCGGTATCATTGGAAAAGCTAGAACAAATTTCTCTGGATGTAGAGAAGGAAATCCGCAGCCAAGGGTATACTGAAATTGAATCGGATAAAGTCGGGGAGATGGTGATGGACCGTCTGGCAGAAGTCGATGAAGTGGCGTATGTCCGGTTTGCTTCCGTCTACCGCCAGTTTAAAGACATTAATGTGTTTTTGGATGAATTGAAGGAATTAATAAAAAAAGTGAAATAA
- the speD gene encoding adenosylmethionine decarboxylase: protein METMGRHVISELWGCNIEKLNDMEKIEQIFVEAALKSGAEIREVVFHKFAPHGVSGVVIISESHLTIHSFPEHGYASIDVYTCGDLDPNIAANYIAEALEAESNESMEMPRGMGPVQAKRKITIN from the coding sequence ATGGAAACAATGGGTCGTCATGTCATTTCAGAATTATGGGGCTGTAATATTGAAAAGTTAAATGATATGGAAAAAATTGAACAAATTTTTGTGGAAGCTGCATTAAAATCAGGTGCGGAAATCCGCGAGGTTGTATTTCATAAATTTGCTCCACATGGTGTGAGCGGTGTGGTCATCATTTCAGAATCTCATTTAACAATTCACAGCTTCCCGGAGCACGGCTATGCGAGCATAGATGTGTATACATGCGGTGATTTGGATCCGAACATAGCCGCCAACTATATCGCAGAGGCTTTAGAGGCAGAGAGTAACGAAAGCATGGAAATGCCTCGCGGAATGGGCCCTGTTCAAGCAAAGCGAAAAATAACCATCAATTAA
- a CDS encoding glyceraldehyde-3-phosphate dehydrogenase, giving the protein MKVKVAINGFGRIGRMVFRKAILEEGLDIVAVNASYPAETLAHLIKYDTNHGKFEGEVLTEEDALIVNGKRVQLLSSRDPLELPWRDLDIDIVIEATGKFNARDKAALHLQAGAKKVILTAPGKNEDVTIVMGVNESDLKIDEHEVISNASCTTNCLAPVAKVLNEKFGINNGLMTTVHAYTNDQKNIDNPHKDLRRARACAQSIIPTSTGAAKALSLVLPELKGKLHGMALRVPTTNVSLVDLVVDLKREVTVEEVNGAFIEASQNQLNGILGFTTEPLVSVDFNTNPLSSIVDGLSTMVIDGTKVKVLAWYDNEWGYSCRVVDLVNYTAKEMKKKAEVTA; this is encoded by the coding sequence ATGAAGGTGAAAGTAGCGATCAACGGTTTTGGCCGTATCGGGAGAATGGTGTTCCGTAAAGCCATTTTGGAGGAAGGATTGGACATTGTTGCGGTAAATGCCAGCTACCCTGCTGAGACTCTTGCTCATCTAATTAAGTATGACACAAATCATGGCAAGTTTGAAGGAGAAGTATTAACAGAAGAAGATGCATTAATTGTCAACGGCAAGCGCGTTCAACTGTTGAGCAGCCGCGATCCGCTTGAGCTTCCTTGGAGAGATCTCGATATTGATATCGTCATTGAAGCGACTGGTAAATTTAATGCCCGCGATAAAGCAGCTCTTCATCTTCAAGCGGGTGCAAAGAAGGTTATTTTAACAGCACCGGGTAAAAATGAAGATGTGACAATTGTTATGGGCGTAAATGAAAGCGATTTAAAAATTGACGAACACGAGGTCATTTCCAACGCTTCTTGTACAACAAACTGCCTGGCTCCGGTAGCTAAAGTGCTTAATGAAAAATTTGGAATTAACAATGGCTTAATGACAACGGTTCATGCGTATACCAATGATCAAAAAAATATCGACAATCCGCATAAAGATCTGCGCCGTGCACGGGCGTGTGCGCAATCCATCATTCCGACTTCAACGGGCGCGGCGAAAGCTTTGTCACTTGTGCTTCCTGAATTGAAAGGAAAGCTGCACGGCATGGCTCTGCGGGTGCCGACGACAAACGTGTCTCTCGTTGATTTGGTTGTAGACTTGAAGCGTGAAGTCACAGTGGAAGAAGTAAACGGGGCATTCATCGAGGCCTCGCAAAATCAGCTGAACGGCATTCTTGGTTTCACTACAGAGCCGCTCGTATCGGTTGATTTCAATACCAATCCGCTCTCATCCATCGTGGACGGCCTGTCTACGATGGTAATAGACGGAACGAAAGTGAAAGTTCTTGCATGGTATGACAACGAATGGGGCTATTCTTGCCGAGTCGTCGATCTAGTGAATTATACGGCAAAAGAAATGAAAAAAAAAGCTGAAGTAACTGCGTAA
- the coaE gene encoding dephospho-CoA kinase (Dephospho-CoA kinase (CoaE) performs the final step in coenzyme A biosynthesis.), which yields MVKVIGLTGGIASGKSTVSRMLKKMDYAVIDADIAARAAVEPGEPAHSQIVEAFGEDILQPDGTLNRAKLGERVFNDEAERKKLNEIVHPAVRRKMLEEKAAAVQSGKQTIFMDIPLLFESRLTWMVDKVIVVFADKEVQLRRLMARNGLDEQAAKARIASQLPLSDKVRQADAVIDNNGTIEETRKQLLQCLDGWQLQP from the coding sequence ATGGTGAAGGTGATTGGGCTGACCGGTGGAATTGCCAGCGGAAAAAGCACGGTTAGCCGCATGTTGAAAAAAATGGATTATGCCGTCATAGATGCGGATATCGCAGCGCGGGCAGCCGTGGAGCCGGGAGAGCCTGCGCATTCACAAATTGTGGAAGCATTTGGGGAAGATATTCTCCAGCCGGACGGCACACTCAATCGGGCTAAACTTGGAGAAAGAGTATTTAACGATGAAGCGGAAAGGAAGAAACTGAACGAAATTGTCCATCCTGCTGTCCGCCGCAAGATGCTGGAGGAAAAAGCAGCGGCTGTACAAAGCGGCAAGCAAACGATCTTTATGGATATTCCGCTGTTGTTTGAAAGCCGGTTGACATGGATGGTCGATAAGGTCATCGTCGTATTTGCCGATAAAGAGGTGCAATTGCGGCGGCTAATGGCACGCAATGGGTTGGACGAACAAGCGGCGAAAGCCCGCATCGCTTCTCAGCTTCCTCTTTCCGATAAAGTGAGACAAGCCGATGCTGTTATTGACAACAATGGCACCATAGAAGAAACAAGAAAGCAGCTGCTCCAATGTTTGGATGGTTGGCAGCTTCAGCCTTAA
- the ytaF gene encoding sporulation membrane protein YtaF — protein MDAYLSLLMLAAAVSLDSFNAGFAYGLKKLTLPGRSSIVLSMCSALSLLAAMGTGHILGQLLTEEAAKRAGGSVLILLGVWILWQFFRADPHSSKSDEAALVCWEFKRIGIVIQILKRPAAADLDQSGTISGFEALLLGFALSLDSFGAGIGAVMLNYPPLLLAFSVAGMNFLFITSGLWCGKRFAGIRWVQNVAFLPGILLILLGTFKM, from the coding sequence ATGGATGCTTATTTATCTCTTTTGATGCTTGCCGCGGCTGTTAGTTTAGACAGTTTCAATGCGGGATTTGCTTATGGATTGAAAAAATTAACGCTGCCGGGCAGATCCTCCATTGTTTTGTCTATGTGTTCTGCTTTGTCGCTGCTGGCGGCGATGGGCACCGGGCATATCCTTGGGCAGCTTCTGACGGAGGAAGCGGCAAAACGTGCAGGAGGATCGGTTTTAATCTTGCTCGGCGTCTGGATTTTATGGCAGTTTTTCCGGGCGGATCCTCACAGCAGCAAATCAGATGAGGCCGCTCTTGTCTGCTGGGAATTCAAACGGATCGGCATAGTTATACAAATTTTAAAGCGTCCTGCAGCCGCCGACTTGGATCAGTCCGGAACGATTTCAGGCTTTGAGGCCCTCCTGCTCGGGTTCGCGTTATCCCTTGATTCGTTTGGTGCGGGAATCGGTGCGGTCATGCTTAATTATCCGCCATTGCTTCTTGCTTTTTCTGTCGCCGGGATGAACTTTTTATTCATTACGAGCGGGCTTTGGTGCGGCAAAAGATTTGCGGGGATTCGGTGGGTTCAGAACGTCGCTTTTTTGCCGGGTATTTTATTGATTCTGTTAGGTACGTTTAAAATGTGA